Genomic DNA from Triticum dicoccoides isolate Atlit2015 ecotype Zavitan chromosome 4B, WEW_v2.0, whole genome shotgun sequence:
CTCCTCGGAAGAGGACTCGATGGGGATCACCGTCGAGGGACCGGCCTCGTACTCCTTCTTCTTCTGCTCCGCCTCACGCTTCCAGTAGTGCTCCAGCTCGGCTTGGACGTACTCCGGATGCTCCCGAGAAAACCTCGCCATCACCTCCTCGTCGGTCTCGCCAGCATTGACGACAACCGACGGCTTCTTCTTCGTCGTGATctccttcatcttgatgccctgcggcacaagctgttggggaacgtagtaattttaaaaaatttcctacgcacacgcaagatcatggtgatgcatagcaacgagaggggagagtgttgtccacgtaccctcgtagaccgaaagcggaagcgttagcacaacgcggttgatgtagttgtacatcttcacgatccgaccgatccaagtacagaacgtacgacacctccgagttcagcacacgttcagctcgatgacgtcccacgaactccgatccagcagagctttgcgtgagagttccgtcagcacgacgatgtgatgacggtgttgatgatgctaccgacgcagggcttcgcctaagcaccactacaatattaccgaggtggaatatggtgaaggggggcaccgcacacggctaagagatcaatgatcaattgttgtgtctagaggtgcccccctgcccctgtatataaaggagtggaggaggggggagggccggccctcctgtggcgtgccctggaggagtcctattcccaccgagagtaggattacccccttccaagtagtaggagtaggaatcaaggaaagggaaaagagaagagaaggaaggaggaggcgcaacccctccccctagtccaattcggactaggccttggaggggggggggggcgcagcctcccctctctctttcccctaaaacccaataaggcccatatactccccggcgaattcccgtaactctccggtactccaaaaaatacccgaatcactcggaacctttctgatgttcgaatatagtcgtccaatatatcgatctttacgtctcgaccatttcgagactcctcgtcatgtccctgatctcatccgggactccgaactaccttcggtatatcaaaacacataattcataatatgaatcgtcaccgaacgttaagtgtgcggaccctacgggttcgagaactatgtagacatgaccgagacacatctccgatcaataaccaatagcggaacctggatgctcatattggctcccacatattctacgaagatctttatcggtcaaaccgcataacaacatacgttgttccctttgtcatcggtatgttacttgctcgagattcgatcgtcggtatctcaatacctagcgcaatctcgttaccggcaagtctctttactcgttccgtaatgcatcatcccgcaactaactcattagtcacattgcttgcaaggcttatagtgatgtgcattaccgagagggcccagagatacctctccgacaatggagtgacaaatcctaatctcaaaatacgccaactcaataagtaccttcggagacacctatagagcacctttataatcacccagttatgttgtgacgtttggtagcacacaaagtgttcctccggtaaacgggagttgcataatctcatagtcataggaacatgtataagtcatgaagaaagcaataacaacatactaaacaatcaagtgctaagctaatggaatgggtcaagtcaatcacatcattctcctaattatgtgatcccgttaatcaaatgacaactcatgtctatggctaggaaactcaaccatctttgatcaatgagctagtcaagtagaggcatactagtgacactacgtttgtctatatattcacacatgtattatgtttccggttaatacaattctagcatgaataataaacatttatcatgaaataaggaaataaataattaactttattattgcctctatggcatattttctTCACAAGCATCTCCGCTTCCACCCGACTCTCGATCTCTGGGAAGTTGAGGTGCTCCCGAGGCCTCCCGGCACGCTACACCGCCACGTCATAGGCACGCGCGGCCTCGTGGGCGGAGGGGTACGTGCCGATCCACCAACGCCTCCCGGCATCGGAGAACTCCACTCCCTAGTTACCGGAGGGCTTCTGCCTCACGCCGAAGAAGCCGGACTTGCCCTTCGgcgtcttcttcggcgccatcggAGAGCGGTGAGAGCGGtggagcggcggcggcgtccggtcgGAGTGGTGGCGGACGGAGCCGAGGCGGGGCGGAGCTAAGGGGCGGCGGACGGAGCGGGGTGGGGTTGTGGAGGGGTGGCGAACGGAGCCGGGCGGGGCAGAGCTGCGGGGCGGTGGCGGACGGCGCCGGGCGGGGCGGAGCTGAGGGNNNNNNNNNNNNNNNNNNNNNNNNNNNNNNNNNNNNNNNNNNNNNNNNNNNNNNNNNNNNNNNNNNNNNNNNNNNNNNNNNNNNNNNNNNNNNNNNNNNNNNNNNNNNNNNNNNNNNNNNNNNNNNNNNNNNNNNNNNNNNNNNNNNNNNNNNNNNNNNNNNNNNNNNNNNNNNNNNNNNNNNNNNNNNNNNNNNNNNNNNNNNNNNNNNNNNNNNNNNNNNNNNNNNNNNNNNNNNNNNNNNNNNNNNNNNNNNNNNNNNNNNNNNNNNNNNNNNNNNNNNNNNNNNNNNNNNNNNNNNNNNNNNNNNNNNNNNNNNNNNNNNNNNNNNNNNNNNNNNNNNNNNNNNNNNNNNNNNNNNNNNNNNNNNNNNNNNNNNNNNNNNNNNNNNNNNNNNNNNNNNNNNNNNNNNNNNNNNNNNNNNNNNNNNNNNNNNNNNNNNNNNNNNNNGGCGGGCGGCGGGGCAGGGCTGGATCTGATGCGGGCGGtgtgcggcggggcggcggcgggttgtGGGGGCGGCGGGGCGGGAGGTCCCAATCGGGCGGGCGAGAAAGGAAATGAAGTGGCGGTTGGGCGTTCGCGGGCGGTGGCTGGTTTTGGACCAGATGTATCTCGTGATGTATATTTGCACCGCGAGGTGTTACATTTTACATCACGAGGAGGCCGCGGTCCAATTTTTTTTACATATGAACTGTTTGTTGGAGCTGCGTTTTTGGCCTCAGATGGTCAAAAAGTTAGTTACTTTTGCATTTagaccatctattggagatgctctaaggacaCCACgctaagtttcatgttttttggactTTGTTTGtattttttgaaactaaaaatccaATAAACTCAATGTTCGAGGTCGAGTCTTTGCAGCCGAATGTCTAGATCTTTTTTCTTTTCTAAGATAAGACCTAAACATAAACAAAAGAAACAAATATATTAAATACTTTGAAATGCACCAAATGACCTGATATAGCAAACGGACCTCCAAAAATGATAATTTTTTTACATAAAAAAGTTAACGGTGCGTGTTGAGTGTACAAAAAATTGCAAGGCAAACCGATAAAGCTGCCGCCGCGTCGCGTTAAACTAACCCATTGCGTCTCAAAATCACGATTCTTCCTCGAAGATAGTGTGGTTTCTAAGTTGTATACATCACAACATTTGTGAAATCTTctcaaaatttaccacaacatactAGTTTCATGTTTTCTTTATTTTGTTTGCATTTTTTTAGAACTAAAAATCAATAAACTCCAAGTTGGGGTCGAGTTTTGGCAACTAGATGTTTAaagttcctttcttttcttttgttggaTAAGTCTTTAACATAGACTTAAGAACACACATACTCCTACAATTTTTCAACCCAATTCTGCCATATTTTACATTGCAATTCAAAATTTATTTATATTCACCAAATGCCTAGAAAACATACTAAATGACTATAAAAGGAAATAGAGAGGGgaaactaaaaaaaagaaaaaaatatgtacaaaaggaaaaaaacataaatataaaataaaaagataatacacaaataaaaaacaaaagaaGGAAAAAAGGGGAAAGTGTTTGCGAGTGTCACGTAGCAGGGATGCTATGCGGCTGGCACTCGGCAAAGCTTTTCTTTGCGGAGTTTCAGGCCATTGTCGAACGTCTTTTATTTTCAGAAAAACTAACACCCATATGTGTGGATGTTTGCAGATCGCTCACATGCCTTCATCATCACTCATTTTGTCACGTATGAATAGTTGACGTCAGcagatttttttttttgctttttggtttaaaaatattttatctcctaaataaaaaagcgaactaaaaattcGTTTTCATCATTAAATCCTTCTCAACGAGATCTACAAAACTAGAcctcatgttgatatgtttcgacgaattttttccccaaaagttgccatgatgtttacactatagttgccatagtgcttaaactaaagttgccatgtggcgattttagtttgtagatcatggcaattttattttttgatgatggcaattcTAATACTTTGatcatgaaaatatttttttattggaccatggcaattttaagtacATGTATTATGGTAATTTTAGTTTATAGTGCATGGCAAGTCTAATTTCTTAATTCTCCgttttataatatgttaaaatttacttttaaatgtaaaaaaaatagttgaaacatatcatgacaacttcagtgtaaatatcatggcaattcatgtgcaatagacatggcaacttttaacaatTTTTTTTACCGAAATATATCGATATAAGATCTAATTTTAAACATCTCGTCGAGAgggatttaatgatgaaaacgTATCTTCAATcgaatttttcatttaagagataaaacattttaaaaactgaaaatttaAAAAGATTCtcgcatgcatgcgatgacgtggcaatctatTTGTATTAGAGATGTGTGATGCGTCTTTTTTTCTGCCACACGTGTGACAGTTATTGACATCCTTTATTTTTACACTCGGTTACATGACATTTTGCACTCGGCAAACAAACCGGCACTCAGCAAAGCGAAATGCTGTATCCACGTATGTGGCAAAGGCTGGCGCCAATCACCTGGGCTCCATGATGTCGGTAGAGTAGAGTAATTCCCATTATATCTTTCTTCAAAAGGATATCAATGGCATAGGACATTTAGGACGCATCTAGAAAGCCGTTATTTTATTTATACATTGCAGTAACCAGATGctttattcaacatatatatgaagACTTGTGACATGGAAGGTGCACACAGTTCACTACATGATGGGTCTCTTTATTCCATGTACGGTGGCTTATGGTTACCATGGAACCTAGTTACACACGGTTCATAACATTACATGATGGTGCATGCATCTGGGCTCTGATCGCCGAAAGTCTGTGGCGGATAGTGCTGCGGATACGGCCCATAATACGTTGCTGGATTACCAGCATATGGGTATTGGTGGTATTGCTGATAAGCATAGTGCGGGTATGCGTAAGCGTAGGCTGCTGGGTGGTAGTTGTACTGGTAGTGGCCGTTCACGGCCATCTTCTCAGCCTCCGGCGCCACCGCAACAAGTGAAGCCGGCGCAGGCAGTTTGAATAGGTGGTCCTTCGTCTGGTTTTCCTCTACAACCGTCTCCTTCTCAACCCCATCTCCATCCCCTTTGCCTGGCTTCTCCGTTTCAGTCTCTTCTTCTCTGTTCACGGCTTCTTTGGTCTCTTCTTCTACCCCTAGTTCATTTTTGTTTTCCAGATTATCAGATGGTTCTTGCTTCTTGGCATTGGCATCCGCTGCAGGCGCATCCCCATCCATGGCTGCTGCTGGCGTATCCTCATGCAGTGGCTCAGCTCTGATGATGGCAGCCTTCCTCCCCGTGCACTTGTGGATGAACCCTACTAGGGTCGCTGGCTCGACCATCCCTTTCACCATCAGCTGTGAAGATTTGATGTGCGGCACGGCCTCCTCCACTCCTGATCAACAGTTTGCAACCATACCGTGTAAATACCGCAACAAACTAAGCAAGGAAGTCGACGTATTCGAGTAGTTAGCAATTGTACTATTAACATACGGAGTGCATCGATACCTTTTATCTTGAGTatcctcttcttcatctcctcACTGCAATCTTCACAGTGCAATTCTATCTTGAGCACTACAACCATTTCCTGGTCCCAATAATGATCAATATCACAAAAAGGTGGTTAAAAAAACGCCAGAATGTAAatgtaaaaaaacaaaacaaaatggtaGTAGTGAACTAAGTAGGATATTAACAGCAACTAGCAGCAAGAAATTGGCTCAGTAAATACCATGTCGAACTCCGCTACATCCTTTTTCATGTCTGGCGCCCCGGCACCGTGTTTCTTGCTATCCTCACTTTTCACCGGCGGTGGCAGCTTCTCCGGCGATGGGCTCAGCAGCACCGCCTTCTTCCCGGTCTTCCTCTTGACCGCCTCGACCACCATGATCGGGTTCTCCATCGCCTTCTGGCCAGTTACCACCACCGTGTCGGTCGAGTGATCCACGATCACCTCCTCAACCCCTTAATTTATCCCACCAAGAACTTAGTTTTGAAACACCTATACATACAAATTAGCTAATTCCAAAACGAATTCCGGATGTGCATCCACTTTCATGTTACGTACCATCGAGGCGCAGCAGAGACCGGCGCAGCTTCCTGGCGCAGCCATCGCAGTGGACTGGCACGCTTACCACCACCCCGTTCGCCGGCGCATCGCTGCCTCCCTTCACCGGCGCCTTGTCCCCTTCCTTCCCAGTGCTCCGGGcatcaccggccgccgccgccttcttcgcccgcGTCTGCCACATCGGAACGAGAGAAAAATACCTTGAGAATCACGTACGATGAGCTGAAGATAAATCACCTGGACGGGAGAGAAGGTTTGGCGAGCGTTCTCTCGTTTACCTTGGCCATAGCGTGTGCTCGGTTCCTCGACCGTAATTGATCGATCTGAGAATGGAGCGCTCCAGTGTGCACACACATATATGTGAGTCATGGGATGCATCGTGGAGGGAGAGGGGGGGTGCCACGTCTGGGCGGTGCAGCCATGGGATGCGCCGCGTGGCCGTTTGCATGCAGTGCCAAACGTACGTGCTTCGCTGGATGCACACTCAGAAGCAGACGCTATATCTCCATTAAAGGGACTTTGTCTAGAGGACGCTATATTCGGTGCCGCCCGGGCGTACGTTTCCGCTCTTTTGGCTGGAAATGGGGATCGAAAGAAAAGGTACCGAAACGGCTGTAGTTTTTTTTAACATTATAATACAGACGCAACCGTTTATGTATACACACATACACTCATTTCTATAAACGACAGCgtagtcgacggaaacgtctctCACTGAACACGCATTGTCATAAATCCTGACATAAATTCAGGATAAATACGAGCATCGAAACTCGAACCCTAATGGACTTGGAATACCAGTGTCCATCTAACTATCCAACCACAGATAAATTCGCTATAAGACTCTTGTTGTTCATGGCAGGCTAATGCCTTGGGTTGCAATGGCATATATGTATGATGTGACCGAGACACATTTTTTTTGTTGTCCTACTAAGACACATCCAAAATGTGACATAACTTTTTTGTTCGGAGGTGACAtaaattacatctaagttgaagttttttcttttcctttttttttctcagGTTGTTCAGGGCTTGCAGCGAGGCGGAAGCTAAATGTCTTGGGCCTCCGTTCAGTTTAGTTTACCTAGCTTCGTTCAGTTTAGGTGCTAGCTTCATTCCTTCCCCGTAGGCTATCCTccgttcattttttttctttttcccgtTCGATGGCTCATCCTTTTTCTTCACAAGAATGTTGTTTTCTTGTATAAACCGTATATTCATGTATAGTTTAGAGATACATGAAAAcattaaaaaatatgttcatgtaACTTTTAGAAAAGTGTCCACATGGTTTAAAAAAGTTCACCATGGATTTGAATTTTTTTAGGACAGTGTAAATTGTTTGCTAGTGTATTTTAAACAAATGTTGATAACACCCAAAAACAATTTGTGACATTTAAAACATGCTCACACAtttcaaaagatatatgtgaactTTTAGAAAAAATATTATACAACGTAAAAAATGTTTGCATAATTCAAAAGGAATGTTTCCAACCATTCACAAAATTGTATGTGACATTTACAAAaaaaatatgtttgtgacattttaaaaaatgtttatataAATGTAAAAAAAATGATGTAGTATATAAatgtttaaaaaatgtttataTAAATGTAAAAaaaatttgtactccctccgttcctaaatatttgtctttctagagatttcaacaagtgactacatcggaggaaaatgagtgaatttacactctaaaacatgtctatatacatcgtatgtggtaatccatttgaaatctctaaaaaaataaatatttaggaacggagg
This window encodes:
- the LOC119293417 gene encoding heavy metal-associated isoprenylated plant protein 7-like, producing MAKTRAKKAAAAGDARSTGKEGDKAPVKGGSDAPANGVVVSVPVHCDGCARKLRRSLLRLDGVEEVIVDHSTDTVVVTGQKAMENPIMVVEAVKRKTGKKAVLLSPSPEKLPPPVKSEDSKKHGAGAPDMKKDVAEFDMEMVVVLKIELHCEDCSEEMKKRILKIKGVEEAVPHIKSSQLMVKGMVEPATLVGFIHKCTGRKAAIIRAEPLHEDTPAAAMDGDAPAADANAKKQEPSDNLENKNELGVEEETKEAVNREEETETEKPGKGDGDGVEKETVVEENQTKDHLFKLPAPASLVAVAPEAEKMAVNGHYQYNYHPAAYAYAYPHYAYQQYHQYPYAGNPATYYGPYPQHYPPQTFGDQSPDACTIM